One genomic segment of Desulfomicrobium sp. ZS1 includes these proteins:
- a CDS encoding methyl-accepting chemotaxis protein, which yields MPHEKAHLLQELGSVMEECASSLPILLPRLAGVIKDREEEFLGLGSTIFGINSKANTFSATASAMASSVGEGALHAAIGELQTRADEAKAVFSSVSSTEQLQGMSEVLGLIRSLDQAMAQFFNMVQTLKVLEITTRIESARLGSAGAGFTTLADDVRALGTIIDEHTEKIREHSNRLMNQVTTASERSKMQIASQKRIVEDMFTELFAGISELESMRTHSAGLVQDLAHGSRQVTESMGQVIASVQFHDITRQQVEHVEEILEQAVREISTRGEDDAGLGAWVRDVLTLQAPQLRQAQEMFSGAVEELIGNLISIGHGIEDLHGKITAVAYADRKGGVSILDAIRHHIGDVTNAMRTTSGDISETSKTMSHMAETISTVSTFVHGIEDIGAEIELIALNARVKAAHTGDQGRTLGVIAMEIQNLSVDARARTGTVAEILNRISSVAERLSTLARDSDVSEMVGGIQGRFETVLDHLAGLDAELGTNVAHLSELSTGLVSQINALTSSIHFHDLVSGQLLNLEKEITVLKDTFAPFSAELDTARQPEKLREQLSRYTMDSERLVHLSVLGHHGDAHDNGEVDLFGDNDVELFGDDDVELFTNDNVELFDDDNVELFADANVELFDGQPSAPKKKAEPEEDLGDNVELF from the coding sequence ATGCCCCACGAAAAAGCGCATCTTCTCCAAGAACTGGGTTCTGTGATGGAGGAATGCGCCAGTAGCCTACCCATCCTTTTGCCCCGCCTTGCCGGTGTCATCAAAGACAGAGAAGAGGAATTTCTCGGACTCGGGTCCACGATTTTCGGCATCAATTCAAAAGCCAACACGTTTTCCGCCACGGCTTCGGCCATGGCCTCTTCCGTCGGAGAAGGCGCGCTGCACGCGGCCATCGGCGAACTGCAGACCCGGGCCGACGAGGCAAAAGCCGTATTTTCCTCCGTTTCTTCCACGGAGCAATTGCAAGGCATGTCCGAGGTGCTGGGCCTTATTCGCAGCCTGGACCAGGCCATGGCCCAATTTTTCAATATGGTGCAGACCTTGAAAGTGCTCGAAATCACCACCCGCATTGAGAGCGCCCGCCTGGGCAGCGCCGGTGCCGGGTTCACCACCCTGGCCGACGATGTCAGGGCGCTGGGCACGATCATCGACGAGCACACGGAAAAAATTCGCGAGCACTCGAACCGGCTCATGAACCAGGTGACCACTGCCAGTGAGCGCAGTAAAATGCAGATCGCTTCGCAGAAACGCATTGTCGAGGACATGTTCACGGAGCTCTTTGCCGGCATTTCCGAACTCGAGTCCATGCGTACTCATTCGGCCGGTCTGGTTCAGGATCTGGCCCACGGGTCGCGGCAGGTGACCGAAAGCATGGGACAGGTCATCGCCTCGGTGCAATTTCACGACATCACCCGCCAGCAGGTCGAACACGTCGAGGAAATTCTGGAGCAGGCCGTTCGGGAAATCAGCACCCGGGGTGAGGACGATGCCGGCCTTGGAGCCTGGGTGCGGGACGTTCTCACGCTCCAGGCTCCGCAACTGCGTCAGGCGCAGGAAATGTTTTCGGGGGCCGTGGAAGAGCTTATCGGCAATTTGATCTCCATCGGGCACGGCATCGAGGACCTGCACGGCAAGATCACCGCCGTGGCCTATGCGGACAGGAAAGGCGGCGTTTCCATTCTCGATGCCATTCGGCATCACATCGGCGATGTCACGAACGCCATGCGGACCACCAGCGGGGACATTTCGGAGACATCCAAAACCATGTCGCACATGGCGGAAACCATCTCCACGGTCAGCACCTTCGTGCACGGCATCGAGGACATCGGGGCCGAAATCGAACTCATCGCGCTGAACGCCCGGGTCAAAGCCGCCCACACCGGAGACCAGGGCCGCACCCTCGGGGTCATCGCCATGGAAATCCAGAATCTTTCCGTGGACGCCCGCGCCCGCACCGGAACGGTGGCTGAAATCCTGAACCGCATTTCCTCCGTGGCCGAACGCCTCTCCACCCTGGCCCGTGACTCGGACGTGTCCGAAATGGTGGGCGGAATCCAGGGCCGATTTGAAACTGTGCTCGACCATCTGGCAGGTCTTGACGCCGAACTCGGAACAAACGTTGCGCACCTCTCGGAGCTCAGCACCGGGCTTGTGTCACAAATCAACGCCTTGACATCTTCCATCCATTTCCACGATTTGGTATCAGGCCAACTGTTGAACTTGGAAAAAGAAATCACGGTCTTGAAAGACACGTTCGCCCCCTTCTCGGCAGAGCTCGACACGGCCAGACAGCCCGAGAAATTGCGGGAGCAGCTCTCCAGGTACACCATGGACAGCGAACGGCTGGTTCACTTGTCCGTGCTCGGGCATCATGGGGACGCCCATGACAATGGCGAAGTCGATCTGTTCGGCGATAATGACGTCGAACTTTTCGGCGATGACGATGTCGAACTCTTTACTAATGACAACGTGGAACTTTTCGACGACGACAATGTCGAGCTTTTTGCAGACGCCAATGTCGAACTTTTCGACGGGCAGCCGAGCGCGCCAAAAAAGAAGGCCGAACCCGAAGAGGATCTCGGCGACAATGTGGAACTTTTCTAA
- a CDS encoding STAS domain-containing protein produces the protein MFACTVQGPPEHPVIKLSGNLTLDHSREIHAELLARLPQAGAITLDLADSEKSDLSFVQILCSLLKDEDKRISFVNLPTHLLENAASLGADGLIKEISSRTEENV, from the coding sequence ATGTTTGCATGCACCGTCCAGGGCCCCCCGGAACACCCGGTCATAAAACTTTCCGGCAATCTTACCCTCGATCATTCCAGGGAGATCCACGCCGAGCTGCTGGCCCGTTTGCCCCAGGCTGGCGCCATTACCCTTGACTTGGCTGATTCGGAAAAATCGGACCTCTCTTTTGTGCAGATCCTTTGCTCCCTCTTGAAGGATGAGGATAAAAGAATCAGCTTCGTGAACCTGCCTACTCACCTGCTCGAAAATGCGGCGAGCCTGGGGGCGGACGGGCTCATCAAAGAAATATCGAGCCGTACAGAGGAAAATGTATGA
- a CDS encoding response regulator, translated as MSKTIMTVDDSASVRQMVSLTLKDAGYAVIEACDGKDALAKLSGPVDMIVTDLNMPNMNGIELIRAVRATPQYKFVPIIMLTTESQASTKEEGKAAGATGWIVKPFKPDQLLAVAKKLLR; from the coding sequence ATGAGTAAAACCATAATGACGGTTGATGACTCGGCCAGCGTCCGTCAGATGGTCAGCCTGACCCTCAAAGACGCCGGCTATGCGGTCATCGAGGCCTGCGACGGCAAGGACGCCCTGGCCAAACTCTCCGGGCCGGTGGACATGATCGTGACCGACCTCAATATGCCCAACATGAATGGCATCGAACTTATCCGCGCCGTGCGCGCCACGCCTCAGTATAAATTCGTGCCCATTATCATGCTGACCACGGAATCCCAGGCTTCCACCAAAGAGGAAGGCAAGGCGGCCGGGGCCACTGGTTGGATCGTCAAACCGTTCAAGCCGGATCAGCTCCTGGCAGTGGCCAAGAAACTGCTGCGCTAA